The DNA region TCTCATTTGGAGATGACTCAAAGATACCGGTCAAAGGCAAAGGTAAAATTCTTATACGCTTAAAGAATGGGAGTCATCAATTCATATCCAATGTCTATTATGTTCCTAACATGAAGAATAATATTTTGAGCTTGGGACAATTATTAGAGAAAGGCTATGACATCCACTTGAAAGAACATAGTCTTTTCTTAAGAGATTGTAGACATAACTTGATTGCTAAGGTGCCTATGTCAAATAATAGAATGTTCCTTTTGAACATTCAAAATGATGTTGCAAAGTGTCTCAAGACTTGCTATACCGACTCTTCGTGGCTATGGCATCTACGATTCGGACATCTCAACTTCGATAGTCTAAAATGTTTGTCAAAGAAGGAAATGGTGAGAGGCTTGCCTAGTATAAACCACCCAAACCAACTATGTGAAGGATGTCTAGTTGGGAAGCAATTTAGGAAAAGCTTTCCAAAGGAATCAACGTCAAGAGCGACAAAACCGCTAGAGCTCATACACACTGATGTTTGTGGACCAATCAATCCAAACTCTTTTGGTAAGAGTAAATACTTTCTCCTCtttattgatgattattctagaaaaacatgggtttatttcttgaaggAGAAGTCAGAAGTGTTTGAAAACTTTAAGAAGTTCAAAGCCCTTGTGGAGAAAGAAAGTGGTCTTTCCATTAAGGCCATGAGATCTGACCGAGGAGGAGAGTTCATTTCAAATGAGTTCCAAAAATATTGTGAAGACCATGGAATCCGCCGTCCATTAACAGTGCCAAGatcaccacaacaaaatggagtagcaGAGAGAAAGAATCGGACCATACTTAACATGGTGCGAAGCATGCTTAAGAGCAAGAAGATGCCGAGAGAGTTTTGGGCCGAAGCAGTGGCATGTGCGGTTTATCTGACAAATCGTTCCCCAACAAGAAACGTGCATGAGAAGACACCACAAGAAGCATGGAGTGGAAGGAAGCCTGGGATCTCTCACCTCAAAGTGTTTGGAAGCATTGCCTATACTCACGTTCCTGATGAAAGGAGAACAAAGTTCGATGATAAAAGTGAGAAGTATGTATTCGTCGGTTACGACTCAAGCTCCAAAGGTTACAAGCTCTATAATCCAAATAGTGGAAAGATCGTCATAAGTCGTGACGTGGAGTTCGAAGAAGAAGATTATTGGGATTGGAGTCTTCAAGAAGACAGGTACGATTTTCTTCCTTactttgaagaagaagacgaaatGGAACAACCAATGATAGAAGAAAATATTACACCACCGGCCTCACCGACACCAAGGTTGGATGAAACAAGCTCAAGTGAGAGGACACCACGACTAAGGAGTATTGAAGAGCTTTATGAGGTAACCGAAAACATAAATGACATTAACCTTTTTTGCCTTTTGGGTAATTGCGAGCCTCTAAGCTATCAAGAAGCAGTTGAAAATGTAAAGTGGAGAGACGTCATGGAAGAAGAAATCAAGTCAATCACGAAGAATGATACATGGGAACTTACTACACTTCCACAAGGACACAAAGCAATTGGAGTAAGATGGGTGTACATGGCAAAGAAGAATGCAAAAGGAGACGTGGAGAGATACAAAGCAAGATTGGTGGCGAAAGGATATAGTCAAAGACAAGGAATTGACTATGATGAGGTATTTGCCCCCGTTGCTCGTCTTGAAACTATTAGACTGATCATTTCTTTGGCAGCCCAAAATGAATGGAAGATctatcaaatggatgtgaagtCGGCCTTCTTGAATGGTTTTCTCGAAGAAGAAGTTTATATCGAGCAACCACAAGGCTATGAAGTAAAAGGGCAAGAAGAAAAAGTCTTGAAGTTGAAGAAGGCATTGTACGGACTCAAGCAAGCACCGAGAGCTTGGAATGTTCGAATCGACAAGTACTTTCAAGACAAGAACTTCATCAAGTGTCCATATGAGCATGCACTCTATATTAAAGCGCAAAGTGGAGATATTTTGATTGTgtgcttatatgttgatgacttgaTCTTCACAGGGAACAATTTAAGCATGTTCGAAGAGTTCAAGAAAGACATGTCAAATGAATTTGAGATGACAGACATGGGGCTCATGGCATATTATCTCGGCATCGAAGTAAAGCAAGAAGACAAAGGAATTTTTATCACCCAAGAAGGTTATGCCAAAGAAGTCCTTAAGAAGTTCAAGATGGATGATGCCAATCCAGTTGGCACCCCGATGGAATGTGGAAGCAAGTTGAGTAAGCATGAAAATGGAGAGTTTGTTGATCCAACTCTTTACAAAAGTTTGGTTGGAAGTCTGCGTTACTTGACAAGTACAAGGCCGGATATTCTCTATGCTGTAGGAGTCGTAAGTCGCTACATGGAAGCTCCAACAACAACTCACTTCAAGGCGGCAAAAAGAATCCTTCGATACATCAAAGGTACAACAAATTTTGGCTTGCACTATTACTCTTCTAACAATTATGAGATTATTGGCTATAGTGATAGTGATTGGAGTGGAGACTTGGATGATAGAAAGAGCACTACTGGTTTTGTGTTCTTTATGGGAGATACTGCTTTCACTTGGATGTCAAAGAAGCAACCTATCGTCACACTGTCGACTTGTGAAGCTGAGTATGTTGCCGCCACATCATGTGTTTGTCATGCAGTTTGGCTAAGAAATTTGTTGAAAGAATTAAAAGTGCCACAAGAAGATCCTGTTGAAATATGTGTTGACAATAAATTAGCACTTGCTTTGGCAAAGAATCCTGTATTTCATGAAAGAAGTAAGCACATCGACACTCGTTACCATTTCATAAGAGAATGCATCGAgaagaagaaggtgaagttgAAGTATGTGATGTCTAGAGATCAAGCTGCCGACATTTTCACCAAGCCACTCAAACTGGAAACTTTCGTGAAGCTAAGGAATATGCTTGGAGTCACAAATCAAGTTTAAGGGGGgatgttgaaatattaaacttgatttgggcctaattttattatttgattttggACTTAGTTATTTGGGCTTAGTTTATATTGGATAATGTTTCTAGAAAAATCTTGTAGTATTTAGAGTATCTAGATATTTCTTAAGATTGTAATATTCTCTAGAATACTCTTTGAATAtctagagttgagaactctctagaattagtgtgtctagagttctccttaaagtactataaatagagatgtaatccaacacttttgaatcaagcaaaaatacaaagttctctcttccataaataattctCCTACCTTCCAAGTTTTTATTCAACCCTCTAATATTCCCACACACTTTTCCTAAACACAAAAGGGTCTATTTCCAACAAATCCAACCTTTAGAGGTCCTGCAGGCAAGAACACTATTACAGGAAACCATCAAAATTCCCCAAATATTAATTCAATAGGATAACACGTCTATGGAGAAGCTACATGTGAATATATGGCAGACTTTTAACACAATTATCCTACATTCAACCTTGAGCACAAGGTTGTTTTCAAAGGGGTGGTGATGTAATGATCAAGACAGCTGGCAGCAGGACCCACAAGGAGAAAGAAAGCGGTGTGAGACGTGGAGAGAGAAACAAATTGCCAAATCTTTGTTTGAAGGACACGTGAGGCTTTATATACTAAGGGAATAATCAAGAGAAGGTGTGCAGAATATGTGAGgtcattttttaatttttcagATCCCCTTCTTCCTCTAAATAATACTACCTTCTATTTTTCCGATAATTTCTCATACTGCATAACTATCAATTCCAGTGTACTTTTTAAATTGTCATCCACCTTAGAAGTCAATTACTATTACTAAATATAAGTGCGACTTGAATTCTTCCATCAATTTAGTTGTTCATCACACCAAATTTTATAGAATAACTACCAAAATTTAAGCCTGACGTTTTTCTAATTGTGATATAAGATTTATTATTTGAAAAGAAACTGCATATATTACAACACTGCAACCATGCACATATAACATTTATTGGAATTGTGATGCGTGTCTTAGAAATCCAACTCCTATGTTGGAAACAAAGTTTGTTTATTTAAAGTACTAGATAGCTTCACCATGTCTTGCATGCATGGTTTTGTTCTGGATATGGAAATTAAGCAGTGGAAACACTCTTCAACAAGTCTTTTGGGGTAATCTTAGAGAAAAAGTCTTCTGCTTCAGATTTAGAGGCAAAACACCATCCATATTCAATATCAGGATTAGGATAATGACCGCAAAAGTTACCACTTCCTTTCTTCCTACAATCGGCATCAGACTCACATAAGTTAGGGTGTTCATCATTCGTCCTCAAGAAAACTCCAGATGGATGTCTGCAGTAACCAACAACTAGACCAACAGGGATACATCGACAGGCTGAAGAGCCACATGGTGGCATCTCAAATGGAGAACAAACCCCATTGCAGCTTGCTGCCCCTACGTTTTTTGTCAGGAACATACCTGCAATTGGCAAAGTCAACTAAAATTGGAACAACCAAAGATGCATGTATTATATTGGTAAGAAAGATGGATAAATTACGTACCTAATGTGGCAAACAAGACGATCAAAGAAGCGAGTTTAACGGAAGCCATTGTTTGATCGAAAGAAAACCAGCTACACTTGTTTTTATGAGACCTTTGTTTTATGTTGCATTATTTCATTCTTGTATGAAGCAATTTATAGAGACGTCTTCTTACCATAGCTGACGGTAAATGTAAAAAAAGCGATATGATAAACATAATTAAATTTCAATACATGCATGAATTTTTGGGGGCTAGCGACTGTGGCAATATATCAAACCAAATCATGCATATTTTTTGGGAGATAGCTAGTGTGGCAATATACCAAAGTAACAAGTTTGCATCGTGTTTTGTGGACTAACAAGTGTAAAATAAATATTAATGCATAGATATAATTAGAGGTGTCAATTTAGGGGGCCAGGGCCTAATTTTTAAGGCCCCAAAAATATAGGGGGCccaaaatttaaaaaataaatgaGCCCTTAAATATATGGGGCCCCTAAAATAAAGGCCCATAAAATTCAATTGAGGCCTTAAGGCCCCatcattttttaaaattgattttttaaagaaaaatttgtttttttaaaagaatttttttttttattttcatgaattttttttttccaaaaaaccgacttttttaatttcataaaaaatcgattttgtttcaaataaaactaacctttttaataaaaaaaatcgATTTCATTATTCCGGAAAAAATCGATATTTTTTCTATTTTCGGGAAAAGTCGgttttttttattttcgaaaaaaggcaatttaaaaaaaatcacattttttttattatttttgaaaatatcgacttcttttatttataaaaaaatgacattttatgtttcgaaaaaaaatcgattttttgTTGGAAAacattaatttttttatttttgaagaATATCAACTTTTTTCTTTCgaaaatttttttttttttaaaaaacaaatcGCCTTTATCATTTTAAAAagaaatcaatttttttttgtattttcgaAAAAATCATCTTTTTTCctatttttgaaaaaaataattttttttcagaaatatcacttttttcagaaaaaataaaaaatttaaatattttaaaaaaaatcgactatgttattttttttgaaaaaaattagtgtttttcttgaaaaaatcaacttttttctttaatttctgaaaataatttttacttttttttcagaaaaaaattaattttttaatttttttattatttttaaagtatatatttaaaaaaataaaatattttgtttcaaataaattatattttgaGCCCCTCACTTAAGCCCCTTAAAAACCAAAAATAAGATGGGGCTTAAAAATAAGGGGCCAAAAAAATTATTGATTTAGTAGGGGGCCTAAAAAAATTGGGCCGAATAAGGGGCCCAATTGTTGGGGCTTTCTCATTTAGGGCTTTTTTAACACTTCTAGATATAATATCCAAAAGCATTTTTCTTTTCGGAAACTGGAAGCCTAGTTCATGAATCATTACAAGATATGCTTACtcttaaataataataataataataataataataacttaATTTCATATTTGTGTTTTACAAATTTTATGTTGTCTTTGAGTAGAAGGGAGGGAGTGACGGATTTATCCGGAGGCTTCCTTTGTTTGTTTAGGAGGCGGAGCTCGTTATGAGACTGCTCTCTTTTGTGATTAGGTAAGGTGAAATCATTAGGTGTGAAAGTTTGATGTGAAAAAAAATAGTCACAtagtttttaattttattaaGATTGTAAAAAAAGGTATCTCACTTGGGAGTGTAGGATTTGAAGTTTGTTAATTTGGGCGTAACGGTGGAGGGATTTTTTAGATTTGCCATTGCCTTGGGTTGATATTATAGAGGTTAAATAtgttttattaaaaatattaCATTTTATAACAATGCACTCACCTCACCCAATAAATTGTCATCTATTTCTTATGTAATTTTTTTCAATAAATTATTATTTATTCTCTCGGTTATCTATAAATACGTGGGATAAACGAATTCAGGATACATGTTTAGAATCCTTACAACgataatttttattttttttctttaaagTGACGTCTTTCTTTTGATTTAagattttatttaattattaaatacTTTATTCCATCTGTTTCTCTAATAATCGAGGGGATACGATACCCAGATTTCACTAAGTTTTAGTCTAAACCTAACTCACATATTCAACCACTCCATACTCGTAAAGATTATTATTTGTGATGGATTGTAAGATATAAATTTATTTTGGTTATATATTGTTGTTCTTCTTGCA from Lathyrus oleraceus cultivar Zhongwan6 chromosome 1, CAAS_Psat_ZW6_1.0, whole genome shotgun sequence includes:
- the LOC127122057 gene encoding albumin-1 D precursor, yielding MASVKLASLIVLFATLGMFLTKNVGAASCNGVCSPFEMPPCGSSACRCIPVGLVVGYCRHPSGVFLRTNDEHPNLCESDADCRKKGSGNFCGHYPNPDIEYGWCFASKSEAEDFFSKITPKDLLKSVSTA